In Patescibacteria group bacterium, one DNA window encodes the following:
- the holA gene encoding DNA polymerase III subunit delta: MIFFLYGEDNYRSRKKLKQIEEKFKKADKSRVNFIRIDGEKNLWKNIEKEILAAPFLYDKKLVVVENFLKKRGQKFDEVVAFLKEKRISDGTVVIFWEDKKPDERTAIFKFLAKPKQAERFDLLDAPKLRKWIAEAVAEKNLKIDARAAEALIGLVGSDLWQMSSELDKLAAYVGQRKEKNGLITVADVELFVKGKFDENIFSLTDALGTKNKRLVFKILNEQIEAGLGEGYIFAMLVRQFRILLQIKELVALDFPFLSAGDPGVKQKISLELGLHPYVVQKTLYQIKNFSLPELKKIYGKLLAIDRKMKRGNFNPRAFLELFIAEVCLT, translated from the coding sequence ATGATTTTTTTTCTTTACGGTGAAGACAATTATCGTTCGCGCAAAAAATTGAAGCAGATTGAAGAAAAATTTAAAAAAGCCGACAAGAGCCGCGTTAATTTTATTAGAATAGATGGAGAGAAAAATTTGTGGAAGAATATAGAAAAAGAAATTTTAGCAGCACCTTTTTTATATGATAAAAAATTAGTAGTCGTTGAAAATTTTTTAAAAAAACGCGGCCAAAAATTTGATGAGGTAGTTGCTTTCTTAAAAGAAAAAAGAATTTCTGACGGAACGGTTGTCATTTTTTGGGAGGATAAAAAACCCGACGAAAGAACGGCGATTTTTAAATTTTTGGCCAAGCCGAAACAGGCGGAGAGGTTTGATTTGCTCGACGCGCCAAAATTGCGGAAATGGATTGCCGAGGCGGTGGCGGAAAAAAATTTAAAAATTGATGCACGAGCCGCGGAGGCGCTTATTGGTTTGGTCGGTTCTGACCTCTGGCAAATGAGCAGCGAACTTGATAAATTGGCTGCTTATGTTGGGCAAAGGAAAGAAAAAAATGGTCTAATCACTGTCGCAGATGTCGAGCTTTTTGTCAAAGGAAAGTTTGATGAAAATATTTTTTCTTTAACTGACGCTCTTGGTACTAAAAATAAAAGATTAGTTTTCAAAATTTTAAACGAACAAATAGAAGCCGGCCTCGGAGAGGGATATATTTTTGCGATGCTTGTGAGACAGTTCAGAATTTTATTACAAATAAAAGAATTAGTTGCCCTTGACTTCCCTTTTCTTTCCGCGGGAGATCCTGGCGTAAAACAAAAAATTTCTCTGGAACTAGGACTCCACCCATACGTTGTTCAAAAAACTCTTTACCAAATAAAAAATTTTTCTCTGCCGGAATTAAAAAAAATATATGGTAAGTTGCTGGCCATTGACAGGAAAATGAAAAGAGGAAATTTCAATCCCCGGGCGTTCTTGGAGTTATTTATTGCCGAAGTTTGTTTAACGTAA
- a CDS encoding EamA family transporter has product MTVFFFLELAFIALLNASAQIFIKKASIISWLEWSTLFNKNLWLGGLLYVVGFFLWVKALNQGELTFVVPFTTSLMYIATVFFGWYFFKEQITAIRIAGIFAICFGMFLVMKK; this is encoded by the coding sequence ATGACAGTTTTTTTCTTTTTGGAGTTAGCCTTCATTGCTCTTCTAAACGCTTCGGCGCAAATTTTTATTAAAAAGGCAAGCATTATCAGTTGGTTGGAGTGGTCCACTCTTTTTAACAAAAATTTATGGTTAGGAGGGTTGCTTTATGTGGTCGGATTTTTTCTGTGGGTCAAGGCTCTAAATCAAGGTGAACTCACTTTTGTTGTTCCCTTCACTACTAGCTTGATGTACATTGCCACGGTATTTTTTGGTTGGTATTTTTTCAAAGAGCAAATCACGGCAATTAGAATAGCGGGGATTTTCGCTATTTGTTTTGGGATGTTTTTAGTTATGAAAAAATAG
- a CDS encoding DNA recombination protein RmuC yields MEIYLFIAAAIIIAALATIFYFLNRKIKELKEGSRNDQSLILLQNQISELTKAVDAKLTESHRAVQTQFGESSKIIKDVTEKLTKLDETGKQIVNFAGQLQSLEDILKNPKQRGILGEYYLETVLKNVLPPTAYQMQHKFKDGEIVDAVIFLGEQIIPIDSKFSLENYNRIVEERDPNEREKLEKLFKQDLKNRIDETAKYVRTEEGTVEYAFMFIPAEAIYYDLLVNQIGAVKINTRDLVEYANREKHVIIVSPTTFHVYLQLFAEGLRRMKISESVKDIIKRVGDLGKHLNAYDEYFIKLGNHLGTTVGAYNTASTELKKIDKDVIKIAGGESQIEPLLIEKPKIE; encoded by the coding sequence ATGGAGATTTATTTATTTATCGCTGCCGCCATAATTATTGCCGCCCTGGCAACTATTTTTTATTTCCTTAATCGAAAAATTAAAGAATTAAAAGAAGGGAGTCGCAATGACCAATCTCTCATCCTTCTCCAAAATCAAATCAGTGAACTAACCAAGGCAGTAGACGCTAAACTTACTGAAAGTCACCGGGCCGTTCAAACCCAATTTGGCGAGAGCAGTAAAATTATTAAAGATGTCACGGAAAAATTAACTAAACTTGATGAGACTGGAAAGCAAATCGTGAATTTTGCCGGACAACTTCAGAGCCTTGAGGATATTTTAAAAAATCCAAAACAGCGAGGAATTCTCGGCGAATATTATTTAGAAACAGTTTTAAAAAATGTTCTTCCACCAACCGCGTATCAAATGCAGCATAAATTTAAAGACGGAGAAATAGTTGATGCTGTCATTTTTTTAGGCGAACAGATTATCCCAATTGATTCAAAATTCAGCTTGGAAAACTATAATAGAATTGTTGAAGAACGCGATCCAAATGAGCGAGAAAAATTAGAAAAACTTTTCAAGCAAGATCTCAAAAACCGAATTGACGAAACCGCTAAATACGTACGGACAGAAGAAGGGACTGTTGAATACGCGTTTATGTTTATCCCTGCGGAAGCAATTTATTATGATCTTCTAGTAAATCAAATTGGCGCGGTAAAAATTAACACTCGCGATCTCGTTGAATATGCTAATCGCGAAAAGCACGTGATTATTGTTTCGCCAACCACCTTTCATGTTTACCTCCAACTCTTCGCCGAAGGTCTGCGTCGAATGAAAATCAGCGAATCGGTAAAAGATATTATCAAAAGAGTAGGGGATTTAGGAAAACATTTAAATGCCTACGATGAATATTTTATAAAACTCGGCAATCATCTTGGCACTACAGTTGGCGCTTATAATACCGCTTCTACGGAATTAAAAAAAATTGATAAAGATGTTATTAAAATTGCTGGTGGCGAAAGTCAGATAGAGCCGCTTCTAATTGAAAAACCTAAAATTGAGTAG